A section of the Armatimonadota bacterium genome encodes:
- a CDS encoding aminomethyl transferase family protein — MPAGTHRTLEDIVKSVGNIVDFLRNNSTGAYVFVNVPREFTNWIEEQESWRQTVAFFDQTHHMEDLYIRGPDAVKLLEHLGVNRFRGFEPGMAKHLYVCNERGYIVGDAVLFYLEPELLQLVGRPMAHNWVQFHGEKGGYLVEFERDERSAVNPRGRRKVYRYQLQGPNAISLLEKLNGGPLPEIPFFHMGWITIAGRRVRALHHGMAGVAGLEIFGPWEEREEVREAILEAGKEFGLRQVGTRAYPTNTLESGWISTALPAIYTGEDLRGYREWLPATSFEATGSLGGSFDSKNVEDYYLTPFDLGAGRLVRFDHEFVGRKALEEMAKEPRRTKVTLVWNPEDVLRAIGTLFQKGARAKYMEFPLANYAVWPYDKVLDEHGDVIGFSKYTGYSANERAVLSLGVVDVRYSQPGTQVTVVWGEAGGGTRKPAVERHAQVEIRATVGPTPYSEAARQYRARVGIR; from the coding sequence ATGCCTGCAGGGACCCATCGGACACTCGAGGACATCGTGAAGTCTGTCGGGAACATTGTAGACTTCCTCCGGAACAATTCGACGGGTGCCTACGTGTTCGTCAACGTGCCTCGGGAGTTCACGAACTGGATCGAGGAACAGGAATCCTGGCGGCAGACGGTGGCCTTCTTCGACCAGACGCACCACATGGAAGACCTCTACATCCGGGGTCCGGATGCGGTCAAATTGCTTGAGCACCTCGGGGTAAATCGCTTTCGAGGCTTTGAGCCCGGGATGGCGAAACACCTCTACGTCTGCAACGAGCGAGGGTACATCGTGGGGGATGCGGTTCTCTTCTACCTGGAACCGGAGCTCCTGCAGCTGGTGGGCCGCCCCATGGCCCACAACTGGGTGCAGTTCCATGGGGAGAAGGGCGGGTACCTGGTAGAGTTCGAACGGGACGAGCGGAGCGCGGTGAACCCACGGGGGCGCCGGAAGGTATACCGGTACCAGCTCCAAGGGCCCAATGCGATCTCGCTGTTGGAGAAGCTGAACGGAGGACCCCTCCCGGAGATCCCGTTCTTCCACATGGGATGGATCACCATCGCGGGTCGGAGGGTCCGGGCCCTGCACCACGGCATGGCGGGCGTGGCGGGACTCGAGATCTTCGGGCCATGGGAGGAACGGGAGGAGGTCCGGGAAGCCATCCTGGAGGCGGGAAAAGAGTTCGGGCTCCGACAGGTGGGAACCCGGGCCTATCCTACAAACACCCTCGAATCCGGATGGATTTCTACCGCCCTCCCGGCCATCTACACCGGAGAAGACCTGAGAGGGTACCGGGAATGGTTACCCGCCACCAGCTTCGAGGCCACAGGATCTTTGGGAGGCAGCTTTGACTCCAAAAACGTGGAGGATTACTATCTGACGCCCTTCGACCTGGGGGCAGGGCGACTCGTGAGGTTTGATCACGAGTTCGTCGGACGGAAGGCCCTGGAGGAGATGGCGAAAGAGCCCCGGAGGACCAAGGTGACCTTGGTGTGGAATCCGGAAGACGTGCTTCGGGCCATCGGCACGCTCTTTCAGAAGGGAGCGCGCGCGAAGTATATGGAATTCCCCCTGGCGAACTACGCCGTCTGGCCCTACGACAAGGTGCTGGACGAGCACGGAGACGTCATCGGGTTCTCCAAGTACACAGGGTACAGTGCGAATGAGCGGGCCGTGCTGTCCCTGGGCGTGGTGGACGTTCGGTACAGTCAGCCCGGCACCCAGGTCACGGTGGTATGGGGAGAGGCGGGCGGTGGAACCCGGAAGCCGGCGGTGGAGCGCCACGCGCAGGTGGAGATCCGCGCCACGGTAGGCCCCACTCCGTACTCGGAGGCCGCACGGCAGTACCGGGCAAGGGTGGGGATCCGGTAA
- a CDS encoding cupin domain-containing protein: MNHLVTWAKVDPHRAHEPDQPEAFSGTVRMQRIHEASGPGSMELVVVFFENGARTRPHVHSTEQILFFMEGEGVVATEAERRPVGPGDIVVIPAGTWHWHGANKGASAWQISIRIPGPTDWNAPLRDWLEW, from the coding sequence ATGAACCATCTCGTAACCTGGGCAAAGGTGGATCCCCACCGGGCGCACGAGCCGGATCAGCCGGAGGCCTTCAGCGGGACGGTCCGGATGCAGCGCATCCACGAGGCGTCAGGGCCCGGCAGCATGGAGCTCGTGGTGGTGTTCTTCGAGAACGGTGCCAGGACCCGGCCGCACGTGCACTCTACCGAACAGATCCTCTTTTTCATGGAGGGAGAAGGGGTGGTGGCCACCGAGGCGGAGCGACGGCCAGTGGGGCCGGGCGACATCGTGGTGATCCCGGCAGGAACCTGGCACTGGCATGGCGCGAACAAGGGGGCGAGTGCCTGGCAGATCTCGATCCGGATCCCGGGTCCCACGGACTGGAATGCACCGTTGCGGGATTGGCTCGAATGGTGA
- a CDS encoding NAD(P)-dependent oxidoreductase, protein MTTRRAGEASKEQVAFIGVGNMGSRMARRLLAAGCSLRAYDRRREATEALKEAGARVADSAAHAAKEADFVLLSLPDPATVREVVLGDGRVLDAMRPGTILVDFSTTDPGTARAVAAAAAARDIAALDAPVSGGVEGAERGTLTIMVGGEHPAYERVRHLLKHLGSRVVYVGPSGSGQVVKLCNNMAAAAAMVAATEVLLTGMAHGLPLRMLVDILGSGTAQSWVLNYLGREAFQSSYEPGFALGLLRKDVELFLHMAEEARMTAPVCGLVVQVLRMAANVGYGSRDVAVLAEVYRSWNSHVSPSLSGGER, encoded by the coding sequence TTGACGACAAGACGGGCCGGGGAGGCGAGCAAAGAACAGGTGGCCTTCATCGGTGTGGGGAACATGGGAAGCCGGATGGCTCGCCGCCTGCTGGCCGCGGGCTGTTCCCTCCGGGCGTATGACCGACGACGGGAGGCGACAGAGGCCCTCAAGGAGGCAGGCGCCCGGGTTGCGGATTCGGCCGCACATGCAGCGAAGGAGGCCGACTTCGTCCTCCTGAGCCTGCCGGATCCTGCGACGGTACGGGAGGTTGTGCTGGGAGATGGGAGGGTGCTGGACGCCATGCGTCCGGGGACGATCCTGGTGGACTTCAGCACGACAGACCCAGGGACTGCCCGGGCGGTGGCTGCCGCCGCCGCCGCGAGAGACATTGCCGCCCTGGACGCGCCCGTTAGCGGAGGGGTGGAGGGCGCGGAGCGGGGGACCCTCACCATCATGGTGGGCGGCGAGCACCCCGCCTATGAGCGCGTCCGGCACCTTCTCAAGCACTTAGGGTCTCGCGTGGTGTACGTGGGGCCTTCGGGGAGCGGGCAGGTGGTCAAACTGTGCAACAACATGGCCGCGGCGGCCGCCATGGTGGCAGCCACGGAAGTCCTCCTCACCGGAATGGCCCATGGGCTTCCCCTGAGGATGCTGGTGGACATCCTGGGGAGCGGCACCGCCCAGAGCTGGGTCCTGAACTATCTGGGACGCGAGGCGTTTCAGAGCTCATATGAGCCAGGGTTCGCCCTGGGCCTGTTGCGGAAGGACGTGGAGCTGTTCCTTCACATGGCGGAGGAGGCGAGGATGACGGCCCCGGTGTGCGGGCTCGTGGTGCAAGTGCTCCGGATGGCGGCGAACGTGGGGTACGGGAGCCGAGACGTGGCGGTGCTCGCTGAGGTGTATCGGTCGTGGAACTCACACGTTTCCCCATCCCTGTCAGGAGGAGAGCGATGA
- a CDS encoding ABC transporter substrate-binding protein, whose amino-acid sequence MTNAGIPTISLASARAIVEPVDQRFWVFKTAHDGRMNVDLITAHMQTLKIRRVAFMGTNDAFGQDGERELDAFAPQRGLEVVAKEYFPYGATDASSQAVRVLTRNPQAVVIWAVPPAANVVVRNLRDLGGQLSLYLSQGVANRTFLELGGPTVEGAYISAGKILVAEQLNVNDPQRKVLLEYIRRYESRFGPGTRSAFGGHAYDAMLILHQAVERVVARGFGNADLRQLRRTIRDEIEAGTKNLVGIGGVFNFSPRDHVGLDPRRSMVILQVRRGQWTWVRF is encoded by the coding sequence GTGACGAACGCAGGGATCCCGACCATCTCCCTCGCCTCAGCCCGGGCCATCGTGGAGCCTGTGGATCAGCGCTTCTGGGTCTTTAAGACCGCGCACGATGGACGGATGAACGTGGACCTGATCACCGCCCACATGCAGACGCTAAAGATCCGCCGGGTGGCCTTCATGGGAACGAACGATGCCTTTGGGCAGGATGGGGAGCGAGAACTGGATGCATTCGCCCCGCAGCGGGGGCTGGAGGTGGTGGCCAAGGAGTACTTCCCATATGGAGCCACGGATGCCAGCAGCCAGGCGGTTCGGGTGCTCACGAGAAACCCGCAGGCCGTGGTGATCTGGGCTGTACCCCCCGCCGCAAACGTGGTGGTGCGAAACCTGCGAGACCTGGGCGGCCAGCTCTCCCTGTACCTGAGCCAGGGAGTGGCGAACCGGACGTTCCTGGAGCTGGGAGGGCCAACGGTGGAAGGAGCCTATATCTCCGCGGGAAAGATCCTGGTGGCGGAGCAGCTGAACGTGAACGATCCCCAGCGGAAGGTCCTCCTGGAATACATACGCCGGTACGAAAGCCGGTTCGGTCCGGGAACCCGAAGTGCCTTCGGGGGCCACGCGTACGATGCCATGCTCATCCTCCACCAGGCGGTGGAGCGAGTGGTGGCCCGTGGATTTGGGAACGCCGACCTGCGACAACTTCGCCGGACCATCCGGGACGAGATCGAGGCCGGGACCAAGAACCTGGTGGGAATCGGAGGGGTCTTCAACTTTAGCCCCCGGGACCATGTGGGTCTGGACCCGCGGCGGTCCATGGTGATCCTTCAGGTGCGCCGGGGCCAGTGGACGTGGGTTCGGTTCTAG
- a CDS encoding ABC transporter substrate-binding protein, giving the protein MRFVGPRWMLLFGALCVVFGVAPVGMGQVREIVVGVVVDITGPASSLGVPERNTVQLYESDFGGVQGRGGAVRIRWVVTDGETDVTRTVVAVRRLIEEERAAAIICCTTSPGNPGHLEHRDERRDPDHLPRLSPGHRGACGSALLGL; this is encoded by the coding sequence ATGCGGTTTGTCGGTCCGAGATGGATGCTCCTCTTCGGAGCTCTGTGCGTGGTCTTCGGAGTGGCCCCGGTGGGCATGGGGCAGGTGCGGGAGATCGTGGTGGGGGTGGTGGTGGACATCACGGGCCCTGCGTCGTCCCTGGGGGTCCCGGAGCGGAACACGGTGCAGCTCTATGAATCGGACTTCGGGGGGGTACAGGGGCGCGGAGGCGCGGTGCGGATCCGCTGGGTGGTGACGGATGGAGAGACGGACGTGACCCGAACGGTGGTGGCAGTCCGACGTCTCATCGAGGAGGAGCGGGCGGCGGCCATCATCTGCTGCACCACTTCCCCGGGAAACCCTGGCCATCTTGAGCACCGTGACGAACGCAGGGATCCCGACCATCTCCCTCGCCTCAGCCCGGGCCATCGTGGAGCCTGTGGATCAGCGCTTCTGGGTCTTTAA
- the hpaB gene encoding 4-hydroxyphenylacetate 3-monooxygenase, oxygenase component: MPARAGAEYLEGLRRRPRELWYAGQRVEDPTEHSVFARITRSIGALYDLQHYPDLREEMTYPSPTSGERVGLSFLIPKTQEDLVRIRRMMKRWADFSGEFMGRTLDYLNRALVGFASAAAYFAVSDSRFAENVLRYYEYARENDLCLTHTLIHPQVNRSVGPSQQADPYLAARIVKENTRGIVLRGARMLATLPVADELLLFPSTLLRAGMEDAPYAFAVAVPCDAPGLRFQCRESFWYGRPTSDHLLSARFEEMDAVVIFKDVFVPWERVFLLRDVERCNQAFAETGAVAFMAHQMVTKNVAKTKFILGVASLAVETIAIEPYQHVHKKIAEIIIVLQAMRAFLRTSEVEAQPNRWGALVPAWPPLNAARNLYVRTYPRLVEILQQLGASGFMAIPTRGDLEGPMAPLIRRYCQAARAEATDRVRLFRLAWDIALSAVGGRQVLYECFFCDPVRMASAMFQTYDRRPYMERVRAFLEEAERFAPEPPEESRTVN; the protein is encoded by the coding sequence TTGCCGGCGCGGGCGGGGGCGGAATACCTGGAAGGACTTCGGCGGCGGCCGCGGGAGCTCTGGTATGCGGGCCAACGGGTGGAGGATCCCACAGAACATTCCGTCTTCGCGAGGATCACCCGGAGCATCGGGGCCCTGTACGACCTACAGCATTACCCCGATCTGCGGGAGGAGATGACATACCCCTCGCCGACCTCTGGGGAGCGGGTGGGGCTGTCCTTCCTGATCCCCAAGACGCAGGAGGACCTCGTCCGCATCCGCCGGATGATGAAGCGGTGGGCGGACTTTTCCGGCGAGTTCATGGGCCGCACCCTCGATTACCTCAACCGTGCCCTCGTGGGGTTCGCGTCAGCTGCCGCATACTTCGCCGTGAGCGATTCCCGCTTTGCCGAGAACGTCCTGCGGTACTATGAATACGCGCGGGAGAACGATCTCTGCTTGACGCATACCCTGATCCATCCCCAGGTGAACCGATCCGTGGGGCCTTCCCAGCAGGCGGACCCTTATCTCGCCGCGCGGATCGTGAAGGAGAACACAAGGGGCATCGTGCTCCGGGGAGCCCGGATGCTGGCCACACTCCCCGTAGCAGACGAGCTCCTGTTGTTCCCCTCCACCCTCCTGCGGGCGGGCATGGAGGACGCCCCGTATGCCTTCGCGGTGGCGGTGCCATGCGATGCTCCGGGACTGCGGTTCCAGTGTCGGGAAAGCTTCTGGTACGGGCGCCCGACTTCCGACCATCTCCTCAGCGCTCGGTTCGAGGAGATGGACGCCGTGGTGATCTTCAAGGATGTGTTCGTTCCGTGGGAGCGAGTCTTCCTCCTCCGGGACGTGGAGCGCTGTAACCAGGCGTTTGCGGAGACCGGAGCAGTAGCCTTCATGGCCCATCAGATGGTCACGAAGAACGTGGCGAAAACGAAGTTCATTCTCGGAGTTGCTTCCCTGGCCGTGGAGACCATCGCCATCGAGCCCTACCAGCACGTCCACAAGAAGATCGCGGAGATCATCATCGTCCTGCAGGCCATGCGGGCCTTCCTGCGAACGAGTGAGGTGGAAGCCCAGCCCAACCGGTGGGGAGCGCTGGTGCCCGCCTGGCCTCCGCTCAATGCGGCACGGAACCTTTACGTCCGGACGTATCCGAGGCTCGTGGAGATCCTGCAGCAGCTGGGCGCCAGTGGATTCATGGCCATTCCCACGCGGGGGGATCTCGAAGGACCCATGGCTCCTCTGATCCGGCGCTACTGCCAGGCCGCCCGGGCCGAGGCCACAGACCGAGTTCGGCTTTTCCGACTGGCTTGGGACATCGCTCTGAGCGCCGTCGGTGGGCGTCAGGTGCTGTACGAGTGCTTCTTCTGTGATCCCGTGCGGATGGCGAGTGCCATGTTCCAGACGTATGACCGGAGGCCATACATGGAGCGGGTGCGGGCCTTTCTGGAGGAGGCGGAACGATTCGCTCCGGAGCCCCCGGAGGAATCCAGAACCGTGAATTGA
- a CDS encoding aldehyde dehydrogenase, whose amino-acid sequence MRVGPVRHFIGNEFVESQSGRTFSTLNPTTNEVITEVAEGNEVDVDRAVQAAWKAFHEGPWPRMRAEERAGYLRRVGELILKHAEEIGVLEVLDTGTPISQAGGTQIPRAAENFFFAEMASRILGITYMKLAEIIQEADLPPGVSNVVQGYGETAGAALVAHPQASLISFTGESRTGVEILRNAAPTLKRCSMELGGKNPTIVFADADLDRALDAAVFMGYSLNGERCTSGSRLLVERQVYDTFLERFAARVQALRVGDPFDPATEVGPLIHPEHWQRVRGYVELARAEGATVLVGGDRPENLSHGNYLQPTLIVDVRPEMRVAREEIFGPVVVIPFEEEEALRIANGVRYGLAAYLWTREVHRAHRIAQALEAGMVWVNSHNVRDLRTPFGGMKHSGIGREGGEFSFEFYCEYQTIHVALGGHAIPRMGMRA is encoded by the coding sequence ATGCGGGTCGGGCCCGTGCGGCACTTCATCGGAAACGAGTTTGTGGAGTCACAATCCGGACGCACCTTCTCCACCCTGAACCCTACGACAAACGAGGTGATCACGGAGGTGGCGGAGGGAAACGAGGTAGATGTGGACCGTGCGGTGCAGGCCGCCTGGAAGGCCTTCCACGAGGGCCCCTGGCCGCGGATGCGGGCGGAGGAGCGTGCGGGGTACCTGCGTCGGGTGGGCGAGCTGATCCTGAAGCACGCGGAGGAGATCGGGGTCCTAGAGGTCCTGGACACGGGGACGCCGATCTCACAGGCGGGAGGCACTCAGATCCCGCGCGCTGCCGAGAACTTCTTCTTCGCGGAGATGGCGTCCCGGATCCTGGGCATCACCTACATGAAGCTCGCGGAGATCATCCAGGAGGCAGATCTGCCGCCCGGGGTGTCCAACGTGGTGCAGGGCTACGGGGAGACCGCGGGCGCGGCCCTGGTGGCGCACCCGCAGGCCTCCTTGATCTCCTTCACCGGGGAGAGCCGCACGGGCGTGGAGATCCTCCGGAACGCAGCGCCCACCTTGAAACGGTGCTCCATGGAACTAGGGGGAAAGAACCCCACCATCGTGTTCGCGGATGCCGACCTGGATCGTGCCCTGGACGCTGCGGTCTTCATGGGCTACTCCCTCAACGGGGAGCGGTGCACCTCCGGATCCCGGCTGCTGGTGGAACGGCAGGTGTACGATACGTTCCTGGAGCGGTTCGCGGCCCGGGTGCAGGCACTGCGGGTGGGGGATCCGTTTGACCCTGCCACCGAGGTGGGTCCCCTGATCCACCCGGAACACTGGCAGCGGGTGCGTGGGTACGTGGAGCTCGCCCGTGCGGAGGGCGCCACGGTGCTCGTGGGAGGAGATCGTCCGGAGAACCTGTCCCACGGCAACTACCTCCAGCCAACCCTCATCGTGGACGTACGGCCGGAGATGCGGGTGGCCCGGGAGGAGATCTTCGGGCCCGTGGTGGTGATTCCGTTTGAGGAGGAGGAGGCCCTCCGCATCGCCAACGGGGTACGGTACGGACTCGCGGCCTACCTGTGGACCCGGGAAGTGCACCGGGCCCACCGGATCGCGCAGGCCCTGGAGGCGGGCATGGTCTGGGTGAACTCCCACAACGTGCGGGACCTGCGAACTCCCTTCGGAGGGATGAAGCACAGCGGGATAGGACGTGAGGGAGGCGAGTTCTCCTTCGAGTTCTACTGTGAATACCAGACGATCCACGTGGCCCTGGGAGGACACGCCATTCCCCGGATGGGCATGCGGGCGTAG
- a CDS encoding fumarylacetoacetate hydrolase family protein → MKRVRFAAEGAVHEGTFREGALYDAGGRGYDPDRVVWLPPVSPTKVLGVALNYPEHAAELGMRIPDEPPLFFKPLSCLVGHRAPVVYPRGVEYLHYEVELAVVIGRRCRNVQPEEALRVVQGYTIANDITARDFVGNFYRPPVRAKGYDTFGPVGPWSVEGEIEDPHDLEMRVYVNGELRQRGNTREMLWKVPRLIAWVSSFMTLEPGDLILTGTPRGISPVRPGDVMRLEIEGIGALENPVVGEEIGPYA, encoded by the coding sequence ATGAAGCGCGTGCGGTTCGCCGCGGAAGGCGCCGTCCACGAGGGAACCTTCAGGGAAGGGGCGCTCTACGATGCGGGAGGACGCGGGTACGATCCAGATCGTGTGGTCTGGCTTCCGCCCGTGAGCCCCACGAAGGTCCTCGGAGTTGCCCTGAACTACCCGGAGCACGCCGCGGAGTTGGGCATGCGAATTCCGGACGAGCCGCCCCTGTTCTTCAAGCCCCTCTCCTGCCTCGTGGGACACCGGGCCCCGGTGGTCTACCCCCGGGGGGTTGAGTACCTGCACTACGAGGTGGAGCTGGCGGTGGTCATCGGCCGGCGGTGCCGCAACGTGCAGCCCGAAGAGGCCCTGCGGGTCGTTCAGGGGTACACCATTGCCAACGACATCACGGCCCGCGACTTCGTGGGGAACTTCTACCGGCCTCCCGTCCGGGCCAAGGGATACGACACTTTCGGCCCTGTGGGGCCCTGGTCGGTGGAAGGGGAGATCGAGGATCCTCACGACCTCGAGATGCGGGTGTACGTGAACGGGGAACTCCGGCAACGGGGGAACACCCGAGAGATGCTCTGGAAGGTTCCTCGGCTGATCGCCTGGGTCTCCTCCTTCATGACCCTGGAGCCGGGGGACCTGATCCTGACGGGGACGCCCCGGGGGATCAGTCCGGTGCGGCCCGGGGACGTGATGCGGCTGGAGATCGAGGGGATCGGGGCCCTGGAGAACCCCGTGGTGGGCGAGGAGATCGGCCCCTACGCATGA
- the hpaI gene encoding 2,4-dihydroxyhept-2-ene-1,7-dioic acid aldolase, whose protein sequence is MNLQRLRGSIVPLVTPFQNGQLDEETLRDLIEWQIASGSHGISIGGTTGEATSLTLEERERLIRIAVKTAAGRVPVVAGVGTNHHEETLFLARRAERWGADALLVLVPYHVRPTQQGLYEHFRAVAHATELPVIVYNIPGRTGVNLEVETLARLREDCPNLVGVKEANRDFEHVNRVLYYCGRDFLLYSGIELLCYPMLAIGGAGSISATANLVPDRVARMHDLWFSGDWQGALALHYELLPLNDILFIETNPGPLKYALGLLGKIVPEIRLPLVLPTEENRRRIQRVLQRYGLLEGEGDSNG, encoded by the coding sequence ATGAACTTGCAACGTCTGCGGGGTTCCATCGTCCCGCTGGTCACGCCCTTCCAAAATGGACAGCTCGACGAGGAAACCCTTCGAGACCTCATCGAGTGGCAGATCGCTTCCGGAAGCCACGGGATCTCCATCGGGGGCACCACCGGGGAGGCCACCTCCCTCACCCTGGAGGAGCGAGAACGGCTCATCCGCATTGCCGTTAAGACTGCGGCCGGGCGGGTTCCGGTGGTGGCAGGGGTGGGAACGAATCATCATGAGGAGACCCTTTTCCTCGCGCGCCGGGCGGAGCGGTGGGGGGCGGATGCGCTTTTGGTCCTGGTGCCCTACCACGTTCGTCCAACGCAGCAGGGCCTCTACGAGCATTTCCGGGCTGTGGCGCACGCTACGGAGCTTCCGGTGATCGTGTACAACATTCCGGGACGGACCGGAGTGAACCTGGAAGTGGAGACGCTGGCGCGACTGCGTGAGGATTGCCCGAACCTCGTGGGAGTGAAGGAGGCGAACCGGGACTTCGAGCACGTGAACCGGGTCCTCTACTACTGCGGGCGCGACTTCCTACTCTACAGCGGGATCGAGCTCCTGTGCTATCCCATGCTCGCCATCGGAGGCGCTGGTTCCATCAGTGCCACTGCCAACCTGGTTCCCGACCGTGTGGCGCGCATGCACGATCTTTGGTTCTCCGGTGACTGGCAAGGCGCCCTCGCACTTCACTATGAGCTGCTGCCCTTAAACGACATCCTGTTCATCGAGACCAATCCGGGACCCCTCAAGTACGCCCTGGGTCTCCTCGGGAAGATCGTCCCCGAGATCCGATTGCCGCTCGTGCTGCCGACCGAGGAGAACCGGCGCCGCATCCAGAGGGTGTTGCAGCGGTACGGGTTGCTTGAGGGGGAGGGAGACTCGAACGGATGA
- a CDS encoding GntR family transcriptional regulator produces MKQGGKYAEAYRRIYERILRGEYGPGYRLSIEALAREFGMSPTPVREALRRLQAEGVVTYERYQGARVAQVDERAYTETLSLLALLEGYATALAAPRLAPRTLRELRRMNERMRQAMASFDLPLFDRLNRRFHMTLCAGCDHRYLLELLRATWNRMDTIRRSIFPFIPHRGLDSVKEHDRLVDLIEQGADPLQIERFARQHKLRTLEAYLRWKRHMDAEERVRGERWETLVEAREGTR; encoded by the coding sequence ATGAAACAAGGCGGGAAGTACGCGGAGGCCTACCGGCGCATCTATGAGCGCATCCTGCGGGGAGAGTACGGGCCCGGCTACCGCCTCAGCATCGAGGCCCTCGCCAGAGAGTTCGGGATGAGCCCCACCCCCGTACGGGAAGCCCTCCGGCGCCTTCAGGCGGAAGGGGTGGTCACCTACGAGCGCTACCAAGGGGCCCGGGTAGCTCAGGTGGACGAACGGGCCTACACCGAGACCCTCTCGTTGCTGGCCCTTCTGGAGGGGTACGCTACCGCCTTGGCTGCCCCCCGACTTGCCCCGAGGACCCTGCGGGAGTTGCGACGCATGAACGAGCGCATGCGCCAGGCGATGGCCTCCTTCGATCTTCCCCTCTTCGATCGCCTCAACCGTCGGTTCCACATGACCCTCTGCGCGGGATGTGATCACCGCTACCTCCTGGAGCTTCTCCGGGCCACCTGGAACCGCATGGACACCATCCGCCGCAGCATCTTCCCCTTCATCCCGCACCGAGGGCTGGACTCGGTAAAGGAGCATGACCGCTTGGTGGACCTCATCGAGCAAGGAGCGGATCCGCTGCAGATCGAGCGCTTCGCACGGCAGCACAAGCTCCGCACCCTAGAAGCCTACTTGAGATGGAAAAGGCACATGGACGCCGAGGAACGCGTGCGGGGGGAGAGATGGGAAACGCTCGTCGAAGCGCGTGAGGGGACACGATGA
- the hpaD gene encoding 3,4-dihydroxyphenylacetate 2,3-dioxygenase — MEIRAPRVVRAGHVVLYVSDLQAARRFYVELLGFSILHEGPDALYLRGYEEREWSLKLQLHPRPGLRHIAFKVAEEKDLDSAIEMAKGFGLPWREEEEFERPHMVRIQDPFGFPVAFYRRSSRHPPLLQEYHRYRGPGIQRLDHFNLFSPKVPEVVRFYMDVLGFRLTEYTVDDHDQLWGAWLQRKGNVHDLALTSGPGPRLHHIGYWVQDVHGILRAADILASARCVHQLERGPGRHGISNAMFLYLRDPDGHRVELYTSDYLTVDPEFEPVRWHLRDPRRQTLWGQAAPESWFQEGSAVEGFTGQFVEPSS; from the coding sequence ATGGAAATCCGAGCGCCGCGAGTCGTCCGGGCAGGACACGTGGTCCTCTACGTCTCGGATCTCCAGGCCGCCCGTCGGTTCTACGTGGAGTTGCTGGGCTTCTCCATCCTGCATGAGGGCCCCGACGCCCTTTACCTGCGGGGATACGAGGAGCGGGAGTGGAGCCTGAAGCTCCAGCTGCACCCCCGTCCTGGGCTTCGGCACATCGCCTTCAAGGTGGCCGAGGAGAAAGACCTCGACTCGGCCATCGAGATGGCCAAAGGGTTCGGACTCCCGTGGCGGGAGGAGGAGGAGTTCGAACGCCCCCACATGGTCCGCATCCAGGACCCATTCGGATTTCCCGTGGCCTTTTACCGGCGATCCAGCCGCCACCCTCCCCTCCTGCAGGAGTACCACCGATATCGAGGGCCCGGGATCCAGCGGCTGGACCACTTCAACCTCTTCAGCCCGAAGGTGCCGGAGGTGGTGCGGTTCTATATGGACGTGCTGGGGTTCCGGCTGACGGAGTATACCGTGGACGATCACGACCAGCTGTGGGGGGCCTGGCTCCAGCGGAAAGGGAACGTGCACGACCTCGCCCTCACTTCCGGTCCGGGACCCCGTCTCCACCACATCGGCTATTGGGTGCAGGACGTCCACGGAATCCTGCGGGCCGCGGACATCCTGGCCTCCGCGCGGTGTGTCCACCAGCTGGAACGTGGGCCCGGCCGACACGGAATCAGCAACGCCATGTTCCTCTACCTCCGGGATCCAGACGGCCACCGGGTGGAGCTGTACACCTCGGACTACCTCACTGTGGATCCCGAGTTCGAACCGGTCCGCTGGCACCTGCGTGACCCCCGCCGCCAGACTCTCTGGGGGCAAGCAGCCCCCGAGAGCTGGTTCCAGGAAGGGAGCGCGGTCGAGGGCTTCACCGGCCAGTTCGTGGAACCCTCGTCATGA